The Trichosurus vulpecula isolate mTriVul1 chromosome 3, mTriVul1.pri, whole genome shotgun sequence genome includes a window with the following:
- the LOC118843756 gene encoding LOW QUALITY PROTEIN: transketolase-like (The sequence of the model RefSeq protein was modified relative to this genomic sequence to represent the inferred CDS: inserted 3 bases in 2 codons; substituted 1 base at 1 genomic stop codon), which produces MEDYHKPDQQKLQALKDTANRLRINSIQATTVEGSGHPTSCCSAAEIMAVLFFHTMKYKPQDPRDPSNDRFVLSKGHAAPMXIWAEAGFLPEAELLNLRKITSILDGHPVPKQAFTDVATGFLGQGLGAACGMAYTGKYFDKASYRVYCLLGDGEVSEGSVWEAMTFAAFYKLDNLVAIFDVNRLAQSDPAPLQHHVDAYQKRCESFGWNVTVMDGHSVEELFKAFDQDKDKPLAIIEKIYKGRGISGVEDKESWHGKPLPKNMAEQVIEEIYSQIXSKKKILATLPKEDALTVNITNIQMPSPPNYQLGEKLATRKAYGMALAKLGNASDHVIALDGDTKNSTFSEFFKKEHPNRFIECFIAEQNMVSIAVGCATWDRTVPFCSTFAALFSRAFDQIRMAAISEGNINLCGSHCXETISEDGPSRQMALEDLAMFRSIPNGTVFYPSDAVATEKAVELAANQKGICFIRTSSPDNAVIYNNNENFQIGQAKVVLKSKDDQVTVIGAGVTLHEALAAAEQLKKEKINIRVLDPFTIKPLDKKLVLDSARATHGRILTVEDHYYEGGIGEAEAAAVVGKPGITVTCLAVSNVPRSGKPAELLKIFGINRDAVVQAIKVALS; this is translated from the exons ATGGAGGATTACCATAAGCCAGACCAACAAAAACTGCAGGCGCTGAAGGACACTGCCAACCGGCTGCGCATCAACTCCATCCAAGCCACCACTGTGGAGGGCTCGGGACACCCCACATCATGCTGCAGTGCAGCAGAGATCATGGCGGTCCTCTTCTTCCACACCATGAAATATAAACCCCAGGACCCCAGGGACCCCAGCAATGATCGCTTTGTGCTGTCCAAGGGTCATGCAGCTCCCA TGATCTGGGCGGAGGCCGGCTTCTTGCCAGAGGCTGAGCTGTTGAACTTGAGGAAGATCACCTCCATTCTAGATGGCCACCCAGTCCCTAAACAAGCCTTTACAGATGTGGCTACTGGTTTCCTGGGTCAAGGGCTTGGAGCAGCATGTGGAATGGCCTACACGGGCAAATACTTTGACAAAGCCAGCTACCGTGTCTACTGTTTGCTGGGCGATGGGGAGGTGTCTGAAGGCTCCGTGTGGGAGGCCATGACCTTTGCAGCTTTCTACAAGTTGGACAATCTGGTTGCCATCTTTGATGTTAACCGGCTGGCCCAGAGCGATCCTGCCCCACTGCAGCACCACGTGGACGCGTACCAGAAGCGATGTGAATCCTTTGGGTGGAATGTCACGGTCATGGATGGACACAGTGTGGAAGAACTCTTCAAGGCTTTTGACCAGGACAAAGATAAGCCACTGGCTATCATTGAAAAGATTTATAAGGGCAGAGGAATCTCAGGGGTAGAAGACAAGGAATCTTGGCATGGGAAACCCCTTCCCAAAAACATGGCAGAACAGGTCATCGAGGAAATATACAGCCAAATCTAAAGCAAGAAGAAGATTCTAGCTACCCTCCCCAAAGAGGATGCCCTCACAGTGAACATCACCAACATCCAGATGCCTTCTCCCCCAAATTACCAACTTGGAGAAAAGCTAGCCACCCGCAAAGCCTATGGCATGGCCTTGGCCAAACTGGGGAACGCCAGTGACCATGTGATCGCCCTGGATGGGGACACCAAGAATTCCAccttttcagaattctttaagaAGGAGCATCCCAATCGCTTCATCGAATGTTTCATTGCAGAACAGAACATGGTGAGCATTGCCGTGGGATGTGCTACGTGGGACAGGACTGTGCCTTTCTGCAGCACCTTTGCTGCCTTGTTCAGCAGGGCCTTTGACCAGATCCGTATGGCAGCCATTTCCGAGGGCAACATCAACCTGTGTGGCTCACACTG AGAGACCATCAGTGAAGATGGTCCTTCTAGACAGATGGCCCTTGAAGATCTTGCCATGTTCCGGAGTATTCCCAATGGAACTGTCTTTTACCCGAGTGATGCTGTGGCTACTGAGAAAGCGGTTGAGTTAGCCGCCAACCAGAAGGGCATCTGTTTCATAAGGACCAGCAGCCCAGACAATGCCGTCATttacaacaacaatgaaaacttCCAGATTGGCCAGGCTAAGGTGGTCCTGAAGAGCAAGGATGACCAGGTGACTGTGATTGGAGCTGGAGTGACCCTCCATGAAGCCTTGGCAGCTGCAGAgcagctgaagaaagaaaaaatcaacatCCGGGTGCTTGATCCCTTTACAATTAAGCCCCTGGATAAGAAACTAGTCCTTGACAGTGCTCGAGCAACCCATGGCCGCATCCTAACTGTGGAAGACCATTACTATGAGGGTGGCATAGGAGAGGCTGAGGCTGCAGCTGTAGTGGGTAAGCCTGGCATCACCGTCACTTGCTTGGCGGTCTCTAATGTCCCAAGAAGTGGGAAGCCGGCGGAGCTGCTGAAGATATTTGGCATCAACAGGGATGCCGTTGTTCAGGCTATTAAGGTGGCCTTGTCTTAG